A window from Enterococcus mediterraneensis encodes these proteins:
- a CDS encoding extracellular solute-binding protein, whose product MKKVLLFCGLAVALLGISGCGGSNDSKTEDGNVKLVMWHTFSDVETKIFDKDVVDKYQKDHPNVKIESVRMPAGDEYNQQLVQAISGNSAPDLARVEVTAVPKYAKLGALEKLDGYDGFDKIKEEMHEAPLSTNKYKDGYYGLPLDTNTRIAIFNNSLLEKAGVKEVPADFDTLIEEIKDIIGKDTFLFGPSGSSTWGLMPYFYSLGGAFTNEDYTKATGFLDSKDSIKALQTIVDWNKAGYFGKSLTGGLGTWEGLNGNNYMMIDDGPWYFPANEAMQDKVTYTQFPKGKAGSIEVIGGENTIVFKSSKQKEEAYKFAEYLASDDVQTIFAEKLSMLPVNKKTAEKDVVKNNALMSAYSEQLETAVSRIPSPEWDQIDKVISLAFETAISGKGTPEQVLKDATPKVEELLNK is encoded by the coding sequence ATGAAAAAAGTTTTATTGTTTTGTGGCTTAGCTGTGGCTTTACTTGGTATTTCTGGCTGCGGAGGTTCGAATGACTCAAAGACTGAAGATGGTAACGTTAAATTAGTTATGTGGCATACCTTTAGTGATGTTGAAACTAAGATCTTTGATAAAGATGTTGTAGACAAATATCAAAAGGATCATCCGAATGTAAAAATCGAAAGTGTTCGGATGCCAGCTGGTGATGAATATAATCAGCAATTAGTTCAAGCTATTTCCGGGAACAGTGCTCCTGATTTAGCTCGTGTCGAAGTTACTGCGGTTCCGAAATATGCGAAACTTGGTGCATTAGAGAAATTGGATGGTTATGACGGATTTGACAAAATTAAAGAAGAGATGCATGAAGCACCATTGTCAACTAACAAATATAAAGATGGTTATTATGGATTACCACTAGATACTAATACTCGAATTGCCATTTTTAATAATTCGTTATTGGAGAAAGCTGGGGTAAAAGAAGTTCCAGCAGACTTTGACACGTTGATTGAAGAAATAAAAGATATTATCGGTAAAGATACATTCTTGTTTGGACCTAGTGGATCTAGTACATGGGGACTTATGCCATACTTCTATTCATTAGGTGGAGCTTTTACTAATGAAGATTATACAAAAGCAACTGGCTTTTTGGATTCGAAGGATAGTATCAAAGCGTTACAAACAATTGTTGATTGGAACAAAGCGGGATATTTTGGTAAATCATTAACAGGTGGTCTAGGCACCTGGGAAGGTCTAAACGGAAATAACTACATGATGATCGATGATGGCCCGTGGTATTTCCCGGCAAATGAAGCAATGCAAGATAAAGTTACCTATACACAATTTCCAAAAGGTAAAGCAGGTAGTATCGAAGTTATCGGTGGAGAAAATACAATTGTCTTTAAATCAAGTAAGCAAAAAGAAGAAGCCTATAAGTTTGCTGAATATTTGGCATCAGATGACGTGCAAACCATTTTTGCCGAAAAGCTTAGTATGTTACCAGTAAACAAGAAGACCGCTGAGAAAGATGTCGTGAAAAATAATGCGTTAATGTCTGCGTATTCTGAACAACTTGAAACAGCAGTTTCTCGCATTCCTTCACCAGAATGGGATCAAATTGACAAAGTGATTAGTTTAGCTTTTGAGACAGCAATCAGTGGAAAAGGTACGCCTGAACAAGTCTTAAAAGATGCGACTCCAAAAGTTGAAGAGCTACTCAATAAATAA
- a CDS encoding IS6-like element ISEnfa1 family transposase — translation MTQFKGKQFQKDVIIVAVGYYLRYNLSYREVQEILYDRGIHVCHTTIYRWVQEYGKILYQIWKKKNKQSFYSWKMDETYIKIKGKWHYLYRAIDVDGLTLDIWLRKKRDTQAAYAFLKRLKNQFGEPKVLVTDKAPSIKSAFRKLQKNGLYITTEHRTIKYLNNLIEQDHRPIKRRNKFYQSLRTASTTIKGMEAIRGIYKKSRKEGSLFGFSVCTEIKGLLGIPA, via the coding sequence ATGACTCAGTTCAAAGGAAAACAATTTCAAAAAGACGTGATTATCGTAGCCGTCGGCTACTATCTTCGGTACAACCTGAGTTATCGTGAAGTGCAGGAAATTCTGTATGACCGAGGAATTCACGTTTGTCACACCACAATTTACCGTTGGGTGCAAGAATACGGAAAGATTCTTTATCAAATTTGGAAAAAGAAAAACAAACAGTCCTTTTATTCATGGAAAATGGACGAGACTTATATCAAAATTAAAGGAAAGTGGCATTATTTATATCGCGCTATCGATGTAGATGGCTTAACCTTAGATATCTGGTTACGGAAAAAGCGCGACACACAGGCTGCGTATGCTTTTCTAAAACGACTGAAGAACCAGTTTGGAGAACCAAAGGTTCTAGTAACGGATAAAGCACCCTCTATTAAGAGTGCCTTCAGAAAGCTTCAGAAAAATGGACTGTATATAACAACAGAACATCGAACAATCAAGTATCTGAATAATCTGATTGAACAAGATCATCGTCCAATTAAGCGAAGAAACAAATTTTACCAAAGTTTGCGAACAGCCTCAACCACGATTAAAGGCATGGAAGCGATTCGAGGAATTTATAAAAAAAGCCGAAAAGAAGGGTCTCTTTTTGGCTTTTCCGTCTGTACAGAAATCAAAGGACTATTAGGAATCCCTGCTTAA
- a CDS encoding glycoside hydrolase family 13 protein, translating to MEKKWWQNSVVYQVYPRSFQDTDGDGVGDLQGIIQRLDYLENLGIDAIWLSPVYKSPNDDNGYDISDYQDIMDEFGTMADMDQLIEEGKKRNIRIIMDLVVNHTSDEHKWFIEAKKNKDNEYRDYYIWRDAVDGDVPNGLRSTFSGTAWEFDETTGQYFLHLFSKRQPDLNWENEKVRQEVYDMMNFWIDKGVGGFRMDVIDLIGKIPDQEITGNGPKLHEYLQEMNQATFGDKDLMTVGETWGATPEIAKMYSDPKRQELSMVFQFEHVGLDQQDGKEKWDLKPLAIKDLKVALSKWQNSLGNEGWNSLFWNNHDLPRIVSRWGNDTKYHKQSAKLFAILLHMMKGTPYIYQGEEIGMTNYPISDISEAEDIETINMYNERIAQGYAKEDIIASINAKGRDNARTPMQWDDSENGGFTTGTPWLHVNPNYKTINVKAELADPDSIFYTYKKLIELRKQNEIVVWGSYHLLEETADEVFAYIRELDGERWLVVTNISEENNTFEMPSDGKEVIISNYEGSNRLSGEVELKPYEAFVVKI from the coding sequence ATGGAAAAAAAATGGTGGCAAAATTCAGTGGTTTATCAAGTGTACCCCCGGAGTTTTCAAGATACTGATGGCGATGGCGTGGGTGATCTGCAAGGGATCATCCAACGTCTAGATTATTTAGAAAATCTCGGGATTGATGCAATCTGGTTATCGCCCGTCTACAAATCGCCTAACGACGACAACGGCTATGATATCAGCGATTATCAGGATATCATGGACGAATTTGGAACAATGGCTGACATGGATCAGTTGATTGAAGAAGGCAAGAAGCGCAATATTCGAATCATTATGGACCTAGTGGTCAACCACACCTCGGACGAGCACAAATGGTTCATTGAGGCCAAGAAAAACAAAGATAATGAATACCGTGATTATTACATCTGGCGTGATGCGGTAGATGGCGACGTGCCAAATGGATTACGTTCTACTTTTAGTGGTACTGCTTGGGAATTTGATGAAACTACGGGGCAGTATTTCCTGCATTTATTCAGTAAACGCCAACCTGACTTGAACTGGGAAAATGAAAAAGTTCGTCAAGAAGTTTACGATATGATGAACTTCTGGATCGACAAAGGTGTTGGCGGTTTCCGGATGGACGTCATTGATTTGATTGGGAAGATTCCTGATCAAGAGATCACTGGTAACGGACCGAAGCTGCATGAGTACTTGCAAGAAATGAATCAAGCAACCTTTGGCGATAAAGATTTGATGACTGTTGGCGAAACGTGGGGTGCGACACCTGAAATCGCCAAAATGTACTCTGATCCAAAACGCCAAGAACTTTCAATGGTGTTTCAATTTGAACATGTGGGGCTTGACCAACAAGATGGCAAAGAAAAATGGGATTTAAAACCTTTGGCAATCAAAGATTTAAAAGTGGCCTTGTCAAAATGGCAAAATTCCTTAGGCAATGAAGGGTGGAACAGTCTTTTTTGGAACAACCATGACTTGCCACGAATTGTCTCCCGTTGGGGCAATGACACAAAATACCATAAGCAAAGCGCGAAATTATTCGCGATTCTGTTACACATGATGAAGGGGACGCCCTACATCTACCAAGGGGAAGAAATCGGGATGACCAATTATCCGATTTCTGATATTTCCGAAGCAGAAGATATTGAAACCATTAATATGTACAACGAACGGATTGCACAGGGGTATGCTAAGGAAGATATTATTGCATCCATCAATGCCAAGGGTCGAGACAACGCGCGGACGCCAATGCAGTGGGATGATAGTGAAAATGGTGGCTTTACCACTGGAACTCCTTGGTTGCACGTAAATCCCAATTACAAGACCATCAATGTCAAAGCGGAATTAGCTGACCCTGATTCAATTTTCTACACCTATAAGAAGTTGATCGAATTGCGTAAGCAAAACGAGATTGTGGTTTGGGGTAGCTATCACTTGTTGGAAGAGACGGCAGATGAAGTCTTTGCCTATATTCGTGAGCTGGATGGCGAAAGATGGTTAGTTGTGACAAATATTAGCGAAGAGAACAATACGTTCGAAATGCCGAGTGATGGTAAGGAAGTCATCATTTCTAATTATGAAGGAAGTAATCGTTTAAGTGGTGAAGTGGAATTGAAACCTTATGAGGCATTTGTGGTGAAAATTTGA
- a CDS encoding carbohydrate ABC transporter permease, translated as MMKKQRRENFEGFLFIGAGLLLFCVFILYPQLKNIYIAFSEYSIIPGAENKFVGLKNFKDMLFSSGTYGNSDSFYVALKNSILAVIVTVPGQLILGVLIAVMIDKVSKGKLFYKIMLYIPVISSWVVVSVLFKYLFQDTKGSMVNYALLQMHLISEPISWLQNTLTANIVIWLLCIWKGVGWVIIIYNAALQSLPKDLYEVADLEGASPIQQFFLITLPLLKKTTIYVIVQLTIGAFGILIQVMLITSGGPMGSTETLNSYMYGKAFSEFQFGYASAVSLVMGLLIIGTTLLQRRALKEND; from the coding sequence ATGATGAAAAAACAAAGAAGAGAAAATTTTGAAGGTTTTCTATTTATTGGTGCAGGTCTGTTACTATTCTGCGTCTTTATCCTGTATCCACAGTTAAAAAACATTTATATTGCGTTCTCGGAATATAGCATTATTCCGGGAGCGGAAAATAAATTCGTCGGCTTGAAAAACTTTAAAGATATGCTTTTTTCAAGTGGCACATATGGAAATAGTGATTCTTTCTATGTAGCCCTAAAAAACTCAATCCTTGCGGTCATTGTAACGGTCCCTGGGCAGTTGATATTAGGTGTCCTAATTGCAGTTATGATCGATAAGGTAAGCAAGGGCAAACTGTTTTATAAAATTATGTTGTATATCCCTGTAATTTCAAGCTGGGTTGTAGTATCAGTCTTGTTTAAGTATTTATTCCAAGATACAAAAGGTTCTATGGTAAATTACGCATTGCTTCAAATGCATTTGATTAGTGAGCCTATCAGTTGGCTACAGAACACATTGACCGCCAACATTGTTATCTGGTTACTGTGTATATGGAAGGGTGTCGGTTGGGTAATCATTATTTATAACGCCGCCTTACAGTCATTACCAAAGGATTTGTATGAGGTAGCCGACCTTGAGGGGGCTTCCCCAATTCAACAGTTTTTCTTGATCACTTTGCCTTTACTTAAGAAGACAACGATTTATGTGATCGTTCAATTAACTATTGGTGCCTTTGGTATTCTGATTCAAGTTATGTTGATTACCTCAGGTGGGCCGATGGGTTCAACTGAAACGCTTAATAGTTATATGTATGGAAAGGCCTTTAGTGAGTTCCAGTTTGGCTATGCATCGGCAGTTTCACTAGTGATGGGTCTATTAATTATTGGAACGACCTTATTGCAAAGAAGAGCTTTAAAGGAGAACGACTGA
- a CDS encoding LacI family DNA-binding transcriptional regulator — MQYTIKDIAKEAKVSTATVSRVINDLGGYSEETKQKVWKIANELGYSQNKSAVSLVSKKTKLLGIIMPQYATTFYGDVISGIEDEAYQKGYNVILTHAGIDGTRMSESITLMKERSVDGFIVFSVDLKPEEISLVKRNNIPCVLLSSDTINNEIPYVKVDDEQAIADATSYLIDNGHKKLALVGVNPIDRIAGVARIKGFKDAIVEHHLIFSENDIYNGDYSFDSAKMNMEKIIKLGLEYDGIVCASDETALGVISACSEFGIKIPEELSVIGYDNSITARMSTPLLTTVSQPFYDMGTEATNMLIHIVEEGGAVESKVVQHEIIKRQSVKNIS, encoded by the coding sequence ATGCAGTATACAATTAAAGATATTGCCAAAGAGGCAAAGGTTTCCACTGCTACGGTCTCCCGAGTGATAAATGATCTCGGAGGATATAGTGAGGAGACAAAACAGAAAGTTTGGAAAATTGCTAATGAGCTAGGTTACAGTCAGAATAAATCTGCTGTCTCATTGGTAAGTAAAAAAACAAAATTGCTAGGTATTATTATGCCACAGTATGCTACTACCTTTTACGGCGACGTCATCAGCGGTATTGAGGATGAAGCATATCAGAAAGGATACAATGTTATCCTGACACATGCTGGAATAGATGGAACGCGAATGAGTGAGAGTATCACTCTAATGAAGGAAAGAAGCGTTGATGGATTTATTGTTTTCTCAGTAGATCTAAAGCCAGAAGAAATTTCCTTGGTGAAGAGAAATAATATTCCGTGTGTGTTACTTTCATCTGACACGATTAATAATGAAATTCCATATGTGAAGGTTGATGATGAGCAGGCAATTGCAGATGCAACATCTTATTTGATTGATAATGGTCATAAAAAATTAGCTTTAGTTGGTGTAAATCCAATTGACCGTATTGCTGGTGTTGCCCGAATCAAAGGTTTCAAAGATGCTATTGTTGAACACCATCTAATTTTTTCTGAAAATGATATTTATAACGGTGACTACAGCTTCGACTCAGCAAAAATGAATATGGAAAAAATTATTAAGTTGGGTCTTGAGTATGACGGAATCGTTTGTGCCAGTGATGAGACAGCGCTGGGTGTTATATCTGCCTGTTCTGAATTTGGAATTAAAATTCCTGAGGAGTTGTCAGTAATAGGTTACGATAACTCGATAACCGCAAGAATGAGTACTCCATTATTAACGACAGTTTCCCAGCCGTTTTACGATATGGGAACTGAGGCAACAAATATGTTGATCCATATTGTTGAGGAAGGAGGAGCGGTAGAGTCAAAAGTCGTTCAGCATGAGATTATCAAAAGACAGTCAGTTAAAAATATTTCTTAA
- a CDS encoding glycoside hydrolase family 66 protein, whose protein sequence is MEIKLAKLQFQREETIEVLVTDLKKGESITLEVFDLVDRVVELTKSNNQEDSAIFAIEGRDLLPSADKMKGFKIVATQSNGNQTEKKTKIIDVVESAYDTPRYGFISDFSNDVDPEKTTQNLRNLHINLVQYYDWMYRHHELVSNDDVYVDAMGKTIDNNKVKEFIDVFTKNGIKSFGYAAIYGAQPEYFEKHPEQLLYTIDQKPIKFLPQIAFMDINKECPWSNYIIEEFIKSLNYGFDGLHLDTYGFPKEARNYQNKFRDLRKDIPVFIDDLRQEMLKASIDKGLIFNNVNSWPIDAVSKTSVDVNYVEVWSPHDQYYDLYNLLRDAKFLTPNKQTILSAYMHPFIDLNDDSEEKDLAAAELSTLYTMATIFSNGGFHLALGEENKVLTQAYYSDNTTLRSSFLEKLYRYYDFFVQNEKLLVDYRIIDETTTSVDGINGEITFSNYECSSRPEKDKIWVTVKKLENNTILNLINFFGSEHLNWNEKNYGEIKALEEIEIKVDCIGKRVRRVMAASPDFEDSWEIIEHEKEAKDNGEYCKFTLNKLQLWTTIYIEFEGE, encoded by the coding sequence ATGGAGATTAAATTAGCTAAACTGCAGTTTCAACGTGAAGAAACAATCGAGGTACTAGTAACTGATTTAAAAAAAGGAGAGAGTATTACTTTAGAGGTCTTTGATTTAGTGGATCGAGTCGTCGAGTTAACAAAGAGCAATAATCAGGAAGACTCAGCAATTTTCGCTATAGAGGGTAGAGATTTACTACCTTCGGCAGATAAGATGAAAGGTTTTAAAATAGTTGCAACCCAAAGCAATGGGAACCAGACGGAGAAAAAGACAAAGATTATTGATGTTGTAGAATCAGCATATGATACACCACGTTATGGCTTTATTAGTGATTTTTCGAATGATGTCGATCCAGAAAAAACGACTCAAAACCTTAGAAACTTGCATATTAATTTGGTTCAATACTATGACTGGATGTATCGGCACCATGAGTTGGTTTCGAATGACGATGTCTATGTAGATGCCATGGGTAAAACAATTGATAATAATAAGGTAAAAGAATTTATCGATGTTTTCACGAAAAACGGTATTAAAAGTTTTGGATATGCCGCAATATATGGGGCTCAACCTGAGTATTTCGAAAAGCATCCAGAGCAGTTACTTTATACGATTGATCAAAAACCAATCAAGTTTTTACCGCAAATTGCTTTTATGGATATTAACAAGGAGTGTCCTTGGAGTAACTACATTATCGAAGAATTCATCAAGTCATTAAATTATGGCTTTGATGGCTTACATCTCGATACGTATGGTTTTCCAAAAGAGGCGAGAAACTATCAAAATAAATTCAGAGACTTAAGAAAAGATATTCCTGTTTTTATCGATGATTTAAGACAGGAAATGTTAAAAGCCTCAATTGATAAAGGTTTGATTTTTAATAATGTTAATAGTTGGCCAATCGATGCAGTTTCTAAAACAAGTGTTGATGTGAACTATGTTGAGGTTTGGTCTCCGCACGATCAATATTATGATTTATATAATTTGCTGAGAGATGCAAAATTCCTAACACCGAATAAGCAAACGATTCTTTCGGCTTACATGCATCCATTTATCGATCTAAATGATGATAGTGAAGAAAAAGATCTTGCTGCTGCTGAGTTATCAACACTGTACACAATGGCGACTATTTTTTCTAACGGCGGGTTCCATTTAGCCTTGGGAGAAGAGAATAAAGTACTAACTCAAGCTTATTACTCAGATAATACGACGCTTAGAAGTTCATTCTTGGAAAAATTATATCGTTATTATGATTTCTTTGTGCAAAACGAAAAGCTACTCGTAGATTACCGAATTATCGATGAGACTACTACTTCAGTTGATGGTATTAATGGTGAGATTACATTTTCGAATTACGAATGCTCTAGCAGACCTGAGAAAGATAAAATCTGGGTCACTGTGAAAAAACTTGAGAATAATACAATTTTGAACTTAATTAACTTCTTCGGATCAGAGCATCTAAACTGGAACGAAAAAAATTATGGTGAAATAAAAGCGTTAGAAGAAATTGAAATTAAGGTTGATTGTATTGGTAAGCGAGTGAGGCGTGTAATGGCTGCGTCACCAGATTTTGAAGATTCTTGGGAAATCATTGAGCATGAAAAAGAGGCGAAAGATAACGGCGAGTATTGCAAATTTACTTTAAATAAATTACAACTTTGGACTACAATTTATATCGAATTTGAGGGGGAATAA
- a CDS encoding M81 family metallopeptidase produces MQQNQKHLPEIDGIYLYLHGASKVKDLPEDSAEFVILREIRKLVGKYLPIAVVMDPHGNVTEEFVEMTNIVTCYRHSPHTDIQKTFDKTAELLCEALQDRGRYLKPVCRKFPIIVGGERSVSTDEPVKSINQKLDEIEQDERISSASFHVGYVRHDSDRLGCAVTVVPYSDEYQKYAQEKADELYDFVIQRRYQFHYHGNYGELDQILSEVQDTPKKPVFITGSGDNCGAGSDGYSTIVLQKLMNDYPDWQKETLIAGIIDENKNFYLDQRSIGTEVSFDLGVGIDERSKPVHLNGTIIAKGIVSQEYEDDPITGCVIAVKLSDKPITVLVQRESVSYTELDQFRISGVELSDYEVIVVKQGYISPAFDGYGEYCVMALTDGPTQQATEKLDFKQIKRPMFPYDKLNLPYTGRIEGGFE; encoded by the coding sequence TTGCAACAGAACCAAAAGCATCTTCCTGAAATCGATGGCATTTATCTCTATCTCCACGGAGCCAGTAAAGTCAAAGACCTACCCGAAGATTCGGCGGAATTTGTCATCCTCCGTGAGATTCGCAAGCTAGTGGGCAAGTATCTGCCAATCGCCGTGGTGATGGATCCACACGGCAATGTCACCGAAGAATTCGTGGAGATGACCAATATCGTCACCTGTTATCGACATTCACCCCATACTGATATTCAAAAGACCTTCGATAAAACGGCAGAACTTTTATGCGAAGCATTGCAAGACAGAGGCAGATATTTGAAACCTGTTTGTCGCAAATTTCCTATCATTGTCGGTGGCGAGCGCTCGGTGTCTACTGATGAACCGGTGAAGTCGATTAATCAAAAGTTGGACGAGATTGAACAGGATGAACGAATTAGTTCCGCATCATTTCATGTGGGCTATGTTCGTCATGATAGTGACCGTCTAGGTTGTGCGGTAACGGTAGTGCCATACTCGGATGAGTATCAAAAATATGCTCAAGAAAAAGCTGATGAATTATATGACTTTGTGATACAACGACGTTACCAGTTTCATTACCACGGAAACTATGGTGAGCTTGATCAAATTTTATCGGAGGTACAAGATACACCAAAGAAACCTGTGTTCATCACTGGTTCCGGTGATAATTGTGGCGCCGGCAGTGACGGGTACAGCACCATCGTTTTACAAAAGCTGATGAACGACTATCCTGATTGGCAAAAAGAAACTTTGATTGCCGGAATCATCGATGAAAATAAGAATTTTTACTTGGATCAGCGATCAATTGGCACTGAAGTCAGTTTTGATTTGGGTGTCGGGATTGATGAGCGTTCAAAGCCAGTTCACTTAAACGGAACTATCATCGCCAAAGGCATCGTCAGTCAAGAATATGAAGATGACCCAATTACTGGCTGTGTCATCGCTGTGAAGTTGAGTGACAAACCAATCACTGTTTTAGTCCAAAGAGAATCGGTCAGTTACACCGAATTAGATCAGTTCAGGATATCTGGCGTCGAGCTTTCCGACTATGAAGTCATTGTCGTCAAACAAGGGTATATCTCACCAGCATTTGATGGATATGGTGAATATTGTGTGATGGCCCTCACCGATGGACCAACCCAACAAGCGACTGAGAAATTGGATTTCAAGCAAATTAAACGACCGATGTTTCCGTATGACAAATTGAATCTACCCTATACAGGGCGAATTGAGGGGGGATTCGAGTAA
- a CDS encoding carbohydrate ABC transporter permease gives MKKKKMYQFVLHIILIGMVLLSIFPFMYMLATAMTPDSYTMPYPPVIVPKQLFFGNFISAWTSNNFGHYFLNSLFVSVVSTVVTILFSTLSAYGFAKINFTGKNIIFNIYIFSMMIPAILSLVSQYTVLNGLNLIDTYTGLILLYVSGGIAGNTYFLKGFIEEIPKEYEESVYIDGGSKFDVFSKIILPLCKPSIATLAILSFMGSWDEFFSALTIIKTESKRTLPIAIKLFQGQNATQWGLVFAASLIALIPILVIYITFQKQFITQQDAGGIKG, from the coding sequence ATGAAAAAGAAAAAAATGTACCAGTTTGTTTTACACATCATTCTTATCGGTATGGTACTCTTATCAATTTTTCCTTTTATGTATATGCTAGCTACGGCTATGACTCCGGATAGTTACACCATGCCATACCCGCCGGTAATTGTACCTAAACAGCTTTTCTTTGGTAATTTTATTTCGGCTTGGACGTCAAACAACTTCGGTCACTATTTCTTGAACTCGTTATTCGTTTCAGTGGTGTCTACAGTTGTTACGATCTTGTTTTCGACCCTTTCGGCATATGGGTTTGCAAAAATAAATTTTACCGGGAAAAATATCATTTTCAATATTTATATTTTTTCAATGATGATTCCAGCAATACTGTCATTGGTCAGTCAATATACAGTTTTAAATGGATTGAATCTAATCGATACTTACACTGGATTAATCCTACTCTATGTTAGTGGAGGGATTGCGGGTAATACTTATTTCTTAAAAGGATTTATTGAAGAAATCCCTAAAGAATACGAAGAATCAGTTTATATCGATGGCGGCAGTAAATTTGATGTATTTTCGAAAATCATCTTGCCGTTGTGTAAACCATCAATCGCAACTTTAGCAATTTTGTCGTTCATGGGATCTTGGGATGAATTCTTTAGTGCGCTAACTATTATTAAAACGGAATCCAAGAGAACTTTACCAATCGCAATTAAACTGTTCCAAGGACAAAATGCTACTCAGTGGGGCTTAGTATTTGCCGCTTCGCTAATAGCTTTGATTCCAATTTTGGTAATTTATATCACATTCCAAAAACAATTTATTACGCAACAAGATGCTGGAGGTATTAAAGGATAA
- a CDS encoding DsrE family protein, whose translation MKVVFHVDEMVKWTEATANIINLLRATDDIQIVLLVNGIAIKGFLDTEQQILKNSKVAFHACRNAMRAHNIEEADLPTNVIVVPAGVLDLVELQTEGYAYIKP comes from the coding sequence ATGAAAGTTGTTTTTCATGTGGACGAAATGGTGAAATGGACAGAGGCTACGGCAAATATCATTAATCTGTTAAGAGCGACAGATGACATTCAAATTGTATTATTAGTGAACGGTATTGCAATCAAGGGATTTTTGGATACGGAACAGCAGATACTAAAAAATTCTAAAGTTGCGTTTCATGCTTGTCGCAATGCTATGCGAGCGCATAATATTGAAGAGGCAGATTTACCGACTAATGTGATTGTTGTGCCAGCTGGTGTGCTTGACTTGGTGGAATTGCAAACGGAGGGCTATGCATATATTAAACCTTAG